The Raphanus sativus cultivar WK10039 chromosome 2, ASM80110v3, whole genome shotgun sequence genome includes a region encoding these proteins:
- the LOC108821095 gene encoding BTB/POZ and MATH domain-containing protein 5 → MSGSAIPRSNPDRGSSPTSSRSVTRTVNGSHQFVIRGYRLAKGMGVGKHIASDNFSVGGYQWAIFFFPDGKNPEDNSAYVSVFIALASEGSEVRALFELSLVDQSGKGKHKVHSHFERTLDTGPYTLKYKGSMWGYKRFIRRTLLETSDFLKDDCLIINCTVGVVVSEVQFPQLYSVPVPDSELGSHFGVLLDSMEGSDVTFDIAGEKFQAHKLVLAARSPFFKSKFFDELEANNTEVTINDLEPKVFKALLQFMYKDSLPEDVEPVTTLTFEFLNLPEIYETLIVKLLAAAEKYGMNRLRLLCEAHICKGVSVKSVAKILALADRYKATELKSACLIFIAENLAAVLETDAYKEMKDECLTLQSELLKAVAGYEEGSNSSGEAKSHSVWAQLSDGGGSGGDISSRHVRQRTT, encoded by the exons ATGTCCGGATCGGCGATTCCAAGATCGAATCCCGATCGGGGTTCATCGCCGACGAGCTCGAGATCGGTGACGCGGACGGTGAACGGGTCGCACCAATTCGTGATACGAGGGTACAGGTTAGCGAAAGGGATGGGCGTCGGGAAGCACATAGCGAGCGATAACTTCTCCGTGGGAGGGTACCAGTGGGCGATCTTCTTCTTCCCGGACGGCAAGAACCCCGAGGACAACTCCGCTTACGTCTCTGTCTTCATCGCGTTGGCCAGCGAGGGTAGTGAGGTCAGGGCGCTTTTCGAGCTCTCTCTTGTTGATCAAAGCGGCAAGGGGAAACACAAGGTCCATAGCCATTTCGAGCGGACGCTTGATACTGGGCCGTACACTCTCAAATACAAAGGAAGCATGTG GGGATACAAGCGTTTCATCAGACGTACCCTGCTTGAGACATCTGACTTCCTCAAAGACGATTGCTTGATAATCAACTGTACGGTTGGAGTTGTGGTTTCGGAGGTACAGTTCCCACAGTTGTACTCTGTTCCCGTCCCTGATTCAGAACTTGGATCACATTTTGGAGTTTTACTGGATAGCATGGAAGGTTCTGATGTCACTTTTGACATTGCTGGCGAGAAGTTTCAAGCTCATAAACTAGTCCTGGCTGCTCGATCTCCATTTTTCAAGTCTAAATTTTTCGATGAGCTTGAAGCAAACAATACAGAGGTTACTATCAACGATCTGGAACCTAAGGTTTTCAAG GCTTTGCTACAATTCATGTATAAAGATTCTCTTCCGGAAGATGTGGAGCCTGTGACGACTCTTACATTTGAATTCTTGAACCTGCCTGAAATATATGAGACATTGATTGTAAAGCTTTTAGCAGCTGCGGAGAAGTACGGCATGAATAGGCTCAGGTTGTTGTGTGAAGCTCACATCTGCAAAGGCGTATCAGTAAAATCCGTTGCCAAGATCCTAGCCTTGGCAGACAGATATAAAGCTACAGAACTAAAGAGCGCTTGCCTAATATTCATTGCCGAGAACCTAGCAG CTGTCCTGGAGACAGACGCTTACAAAGAGATGAAGGATGAATGTCTGACCCTCCAATCCGAGCTTCTGAAGGCGGTGGCTGGTTACGAGGAAGGCAGCAATAGCAGCGGAGAAGCCAAGTCTCATAGCGTGTGGGCCCAACTATCAGACGGCGGTGGTAGCGGTGGGGATATCAGCAGCCGACATGTTCGACAACGAACCACTTAG
- the LOC108834625 gene encoding plant UBX domain-containing protein 12 — MAKRSFAMLECQSLVENLSPSVDIKRPKRSSDTTVAADSTTTTCLFPKAVIGYPVLSEEPNSDWDRSFLCRICVRLPDGRRVQRSFLKSDSVQLLWSFCYSQIDQSERNKPFQLFQAIPGYYKNLHYGSYTSFEQSGLANSLISVTWM; from the coding sequence ATGGCAAAAAGATCATTCGCGATGCTTGAATGCCAATCACTCGTGGAGAATTTATCGCCGTCCGTAGATATAAAACGCCCAAAACGCTCTTCCGACACAACAGTAGCGGCCGACAGTACAACAACAACATGTTTGTTCCCAAAAGCGGTTATTGGATACCCTGTATTGTCCGAAGAACCAAATAGTGATTGGGATAGAAGCTTTTTGTGTAGGATCTGCGTTCGATTACCCGACGGGAGAAGAGTGCAGAGAAGTTTCCTCAAATCAGATTCTGTTCAGCTTCTCTGGTCGTTTTGCTACTCCCAGATTGACCAATCCGAGAGGAACAAACCCTTCCAGCTGTTTCAAGCGATTCCGGGCTATTACAAGAATCTTCATTACGGATCTTACACAAGTTTCGAACAATCTGGGCTTGCCAACTCTTTGATCTCTGTGACTTGGATGTGA
- the LOC108843362 gene encoding leucine-rich repeat protein 1, whose amino-acid sequence MAFRKNCGLELLAASLTLTFVLINLVDANSDGDALYALRQSLSDPDHVLQSWDQNLVTPCTWFHVTCNQDNRVTRVDLGNSNLSGHLAPELGKLEHLQYLELYKNNIQGTIPSELGKLKSLISLDLYNNNLTGKIPTSLGKLKSLVFLRLNDNRLTGSIPRELTKIPSLKVFDVSNNNLCGTIPIEGPFEHIPLENFENNSRLEGPELLGLASYDTNCN is encoded by the exons ATGGCGTTTCGAAAAAACTGTGGGCTGGAGCTCTTGGCAGCTTCTCTGACCCTAACCTTTGTTCTGATTAACCTGGTGGATGCGAACTCAGATGGAGATGCTCTCTACGCTCTTCGACAGAGCTTGTCGGATCCCGACCATGTGCTCCAGAGCTGGGATCAGAATCTTGTTACTCCGTGCACCTGGTTCCATGTCACCTGTAATCAAGACAACCGCGTCACTCGTGT GGATTTGGGTAATTCAAACCTTTCTGGACATCTTGCCCCTGAGCTTGGGAAGCTCGAACATTTACAGTATCT GGAGCTCTACAAAAACAACATCCAAGGAACTATACCTTCTGAACTTGGAAAATTGAAAAGTCTCATCAGCTTGGATCTTTACAACAACAATCTTACCGGGAAGATCCCTACTTCCTTGGGGAAATTGAAGTCTCTGGTCTTTCT CCGGCTCAATGACAACCGATTGACCGGTTCAATCCCTAGAGAACTGACGAAAATCCCAAGCCTTAAAGTCTT TGATGTGTCGAACAATAATTTGTGTGGAACTATCCCAATAGAAGGACCTTTTGAACACATTCCTTTGGAGaa CTTTGAGAACAACTCGCGATTGGAGGGACCGGAACTACTCGGTCTTGCAAGCTACGACACCAACTGCAACTga
- the LOC108817955 gene encoding uncharacterized protein LOC108817955: protein MKPENIHIRYLSSDSQISETQICNRSSSVIQFEGRRSMDTFTAEDLSTIGGIATVSLLHSFIPTHWLPFSIVGRAQKWTLSRTLLVTAFGAVLHVISTSLLGITAITMANTIAGEETVHKLASLLLVILGGSYVVLFLAGKGGHTHSHNKPMEKMAVAGLVLVPALSPCATTLPVFLAVGNSKPMMVLAIIVLLISTILVMTSLVALSFYGASQLKFHWVERYDKLLVGSVLCLVGILTLLFHDHDHHGHEAHQLPRKIITL from the exons ATGAAACCCGAAAACATTCATATTAGATACCTCTCTTCTGATTCACAGATATCGGAGACTCAGATCTGCAATCGAAGTTCTTCGGTGATCCAATTTGAAGGGAGAAGAAGCATGGACACTTTTACGGCGGAGGATCTGTCGACGATCGGCGGAATCGCCACCGTGTCGCTCCTTCACTCGTTTATTCCGACGCACTGGTTACCTTTCTCAATCGTTGGACGCGCGCAGAAATGGACGCTTTCCAGAACTCTCTTAGTCA ctgCATTTGGAGCAGTCCTGCATGTTATCTCCACTTCTCTTCTCGGTATAACAGCAATCACAATGGCGAATACCATAGCCGGTGAAGAGACTGTTCACAAGCTTGCTTCTCTTTTGCTTGTGATCCTCGGTGGAAGCTATGTTGTATTGTTTTTGGCTGGTAAAGGTGGTCACACTCATTCTCATAACAAACCCATGGAGAAAATGGCTGTTGCTGGGCTTGTCCTTGTTCCTGCGTTATCTCCATGTGCTACAACTCTCCCGGTTTTCCTCGCTGTTGGAAATTCTAAGCCCATGATGGTTCTCGCCATCATAGTTTTGCTGATCAG CACCATATTGGTGATGACATCTCTGGTGGCTCTGTCGTTCTATGGTGCAAGCCAGCTGAAGTTTCACTGGGTGGAGCGATACGACAAGCTTCTGGTTGGTTCGGTTCTGTGTCTGGTAGGTATCTTAACCCTTCTCTTCCATGATCATGACCACCATGGCCACGAAGCACATCAACTCCCCAGGAAAATCATTACTCTTTAG
- the LOC108817944 gene encoding protein SEMI-ROLLED LEAF 2 produces the protein MGAVARTVFPVCESLCCFCPALRARSRHPVKRYKQLLADIFPRSPDEQPNDRKISKLCEYAAKNPLRIPKITTYLEQRCYKELRLEQFHSVKIVMCIYKKLLVACNEQMSLFASSYLGLIHILLDQSRYDEMRVLGCEALYDFVTSQTEGTYMFNLDGLIPKICPLAHELGEEERTIHLCSAGLQALSSLVWFMGEFSHISVEFDNVVSVVLENYGGVVQSTTGAVQQDNNTASELSPAEAETRIASWTRIVDDRGKAIVSVEDAKNPKFWSRVCLHNLAKLAKEATTVRRVLESLFRYFDFNEVWSTDNGLALYVLQDVQLLIERSGQNTHFLLSILIKHLDHKNVLKKPKMQLDIVYVATALAQQTKVQPSVAIIGALSDMIRHLRKSIHCSLDDSNLGNEMIQYNLKFETAVEQCLVQLSQKVGDAGPILDIMAVMLESMSNITVMARTLISAVFRTAQIIAAIPNLSYENKAFPDALFHQLLQAMVCADHESRMGAHRIFSVVLVPSSVCPNSVPKSRRPADMQRTLSRTVSVFSSSAALFRKLKMEADNSVDGAAKIERVSTLSRSQSRFASRGESFDEEEPKNNTSSVLSRLKSSYSRSQSVKRNPSSMASDQNPLGGSEEKPVIPLRLSSHQICLLLSSIWVQSLSPHNMPQNYEAIANTYSLVLLFGRTKNSSNEVLVWSFQLAFSLRNLSLGGPLQPSRRRSLFTLATSMIIFSARAFNIPPLVNNAKTALQEKTVDPFLQLVEDSKLDAVFYGQEEQPAKSYGSKEDDDDALVSLVAIEQTTQIQPREHYAAMIMKFLGKLSDQDSSSIREQLVSDFIPIDGCPVGTQLTESPVQPYRSEDKNNKPREMDETQSLIPEIDAAPTPPEDQLALDTQPNAKTDFLLSIDELLSAVSQTTAQLGRYSVSDPPDLTYTEMAGHCEALLMGKQEKMSFMSAKSNKFNNQIKESNSPALPSGGGGNPFVDQTNSWETMGLGAPAASSNMCVTEYQNHPPFFNPPSSTPFDNFLKPVGSS, from the exons ATGGGGGCCGTAGCTAGGACCGTGTTCCCCGTATGCGAAAGCTTGTGTTGTTTTTGTCCGGCTTTGCGCGCCAGATCCAGACATCCCGTCAAAAGATACAAACAACTTCTCGCCGACATCTTTCCTCGTTCCCCG GATGAGCAACCTAATGACAGAAAAATCAGTAAACTATGTGAATATGCTGCGAAGAACCCTCTTCGTATTCCTAAG ATTACAACATATCTTGAACAAAGGTGCTACAAGGAACTGAGATTGGAGCAATTTCACTCAGTAAAGATTGTTATGTGTATCTATAAGAAGCTCTTGGTTGCCTGTAATGAACAAAT GTCTTTGTTTGCTAGTAGCTACCTTGGTCTCATCCATATTCTTCTAGATCAATCCAGATATGATGAGATGCGCGTTTTAGGTTGTGAAGCTCTCTATGACTTTGTTACCAGTCAG ACAGAAGGTACATACATGTTTAACTTAGATGGGCTGATCCCAAAAATATGTCCTTTAGCTCACGAActcggagaagaagaaaggacaATACATTTGTGTTCTGCTGGCCTCCAAGCTCTCTCATCATTG GTTTGGTTCATGGGAGAGTTTTCACATATCTCAGTTGAATTTGACAAT gTTGTCTCTGTTGTCTTAGAAAATTATGGAGGCGTCGTTCAATCTACCACTGGTGCTGTACAACAAGACAACAACACTGCTTCTGAACTTTCTCCTGCAGAAGCTGAGACAAGGATTGCTTCTTGGACAAGAATCGTGGATGACAGAGGCAAGGCCATTGTATCTGT GGAAGATGCTAAGAACCCCAAGTTTTGGTCGAGGGTTTGTCTTCATAATCTAGCTAAGTTAGCAAAAGAAGCTACAACTGTGAGACGTGTGCTCGAGTCACTCTTCCGCTACTTTGATTTCAATGAAGTTTGGTCCACGGACAACGGTCTTGCTTTATATGTTTTGCAGGACGTTCAGTTACTGATAGAAAGATCTG GGCAAAACACGCACTTCTTGTTGTCTATCCTGATCAAGCATCTTGATCACAAGAATGTTCTAAAGAAACCTAAGATGCAACTAGACATAGTTTATGTCGCAACTGCACTTGCTCAACAGACTAAAGTTCAGCCATCTGTTGCAATCATTGGTGCGTTGAGTGATATGATTAGGCATCTGAGGAAGAGCATTCATTGTTCATTAGATGATTCAAATCTTGGGAATGAGATGATTCAGTACAATCTCAAGTTTGAAACTGCAGTTGAGCAATGCCTAGTGCAGTTATCCCAGAAG GTAGGAGATGCAGGTCCTATCCTTGACATAATGGCTGTCATGTTAGAAAGCATGTCAAACATTACAGTCATGGCAAGAACCCTAATCTCCGCTGTCTTCCGCACAGCACAGATTATAGCAGCTATACCAAATCTATCATATGAAAACAAG GCTTTTCCAGATGCACTATTCCATCAGTTGCTCCAAGCTATGGTCTGTGCTGACCATGAATCTAGGATGGGGGCTCACCGTATATTCTCTGTTGTTCTTGTCCCATCTTCTGTTTGTCCAAACTCAGTTCCAAAGTCTAGAAGACCTGCTGATATGCAGAGGACACTGTCAAGAACCGTGTCTGTGTTCTCTTCCTCAGCTGCACTGTTTAGAAAACTTAAGATGGAGGCAGATAACTCTGTAGATGGTGCTGCAAAGATTGAGAGAGTCTCGACACTTAGCAGGTCACAGTCAAGGTTTGCTAGTAGAGGTGAAAGTTTTGACGAGGAGGAGCCAAAGAACAATACAAGTTCAGTACTAAGCCGGTTGAAGTCAAGTTACAGCAGGAGTCAGAGTGTGAAAAGGAACCCATCATCAATGGCATCTGATCAAAATCCTTTGGGAGGTTCAGAAGAGAAACCA GTGATACCTTTAAGATTAAGCAGCCACCAGATTTGCCTTTTGCTTTCATCCATTTGGGTGCAGTCTTTGTCTCCTCACAACATGCCACAAAACTATGAAGCCATTGCTAATACATATAGCTTAGTACTTCTATTTGGAAGGACTAAG AACTCAAGCAATGAAGTCTTGGTCTGGAGCTTTCAGCTAGCATTTTCTCTGAGGAACCTTTCTCTTGGAG GACCACTGCAGCCATCAAGGCGTAGATCACTCTTTACTTTGGCTACATCAATGATAATATTCTCAGCAAGAGCCTTCAACATCCCTCCTCTTGTTAACAACGCGAAAACCGCACTACAGGAAAAAACG GTAGACCCGTTTCTTCAACTGGTGGAAGATTCCAAGCTAGATGCTGTGTTCTATGGACAAGAAGAGCAACCAGCAAAGAGTTATGGATCAAAAGAAGACGATGATGATGCTTTGGTTTCACTTGTGGCCATagaacaaactacacaaattcAACCTCGTGAACATTACGCTGCCATGATAATGAAGTTTCTCGGGAAACTATCAGAT CAAGACTCGTCGTCTATAAGGGAGCAGCTAGTTTCAGATTTTATACCTATCGACGGTTGTCCTGTCGGAACACAGTTGACAGAATCTCCAGTTCAACCTTACCGTTCTGAAGATAAAAACAACAAACCACGAGAAATG GATGAAACTCAGTCTCTTATACCGGAGATTGATGCAGCGCCGACTCCACCAGAGGATCAGCTTGCTCTTGATACACAACCTAATGCCAAAACCGACTTTCTCTTAAGCATCGATGAACTTCTTAGTGCA GTGTCTCAGACAACAGCACAGTTAGGGAGATACTCAGTGTCTGATCCACCAGACCTGACATATACAGAGATGGCGGGACACTGCGAGGCTCTTCTCATGGGGAAGCAAGAGAAGATGTCTTTCATGTCTGCAAAAAGTAACAAGTTCAACAACCAAATTAAAGAGAGTAATAGTCCTGCTCTGCCttctggtggtggtggtaatCCTTTTGTGGATCAGACGAACTCTTGGGAGACTATGGGATTGGGTGCACCTGCAGCTTCGTCGAATATGTGTGTCACTGAGTACCAAAACCATCCTCCTTTCTTCAATCCTCCAAGCTCCACTCCTTTTGACAACTTCCTTAAGCCCGTTGGTTCCTCTTGA